The genome window TCAAAATCAGCGTGCCGTCGCTCCCCAGCTCGGTGCCGCTCTGGTCGGTGATCGCCGGCTTCGGCATCTCCGTCGCCATCGGCGTGTTCTTTGGCCTTTTTCCCGCCATGAAAGCCGCCAAGCTCGACCCCGTCGAAGCCTTACGCTACGAGTAGTACGATGTGGCTGTTCCCACAGCCCGAGGTTGAGCTGACGACGCCCGCTGAAGTGCCCTTGCTCATCAGCGACGTACGTCTGGAGCAAACCCTTTTCCGGCGTCCGCTCCGCCTGCATTACGCCCTCACCAATACCTCTGGCCGCAGTCTGCGCGCCTGGAATACGTCCTGGTATTTTCAAATCCGCCGCCACGGCCAATTGGAGGGCGCCCCAAGCACCTGCACTTCGGTCGTGGTGGCTCCGCACAAATCGGGGCGAGGTTACTTCGCGCCGGGCACAACACGGCAGTGCAGCCAAGAACTGAATTTCAAGCCCAGAATCCAACCCATCGTCAAAATCACCGGCAAGGCTGACTATGCCGGCTTTGTCGAGGGCGGCACCGTCGGCCCCGGCGGCCCGCCAGGGAAGCGCCCGACGTCGTGCTAGAATGACAGCATGCCAGCAAAGCGGCAAACGCGTCAAAAACTGTCGGTGCGTCTTTCTGAACCGCTGTTCCGGAGGTTCAAGAGCTCGGCCGCGGGTCGCGGTCTCTCATTGCAGGCGGCTACCGAGGCGGCCCTCGATGCGTGGCTGGCCAAGCCCGCCGCCAGCCTGGATTCGCCCCATGGCACCCTGCGCGGCTTTCTGGCGGATGTCGATGTATGGGCGGAGCGCCAGCACGATCGCGCCACCGAAAAGGCCCACGAGCGCCGTCTGGCGGATATCGGGTCGCGCACTCGTGGCGCCGCCCGATGAAGGATTTCGTTCTCGATTCCTGGGCTCTGCTGTGCTGGCTGCATAATGAACCAGCCGCAGGCGCAGTTGAGGAACTCTGGCAAGGCGCCGGCAGCGGAATTTGCGCGCTGCACATGTGTATCCTGAATCTCGGCGAGGTCTTCTACATCACCGTCCGCCGTCGTGGATGGCCCGCCGCGGAGCACATCGACGCCTATGTCCGCTCCCGGGTGCATATCCATGCCGTCCCCAACGACCTGGTATTGCGCGCAGCCTCCCTCAAAGCCTCCCATCCGATCTCGTACGCGGACGCGTTTGCGGCAGTTACCGCCCTGGAGATGGACGCTCCGTTAGTTACCGGCGATCCGGAGATCCGCGCGATGGCGCGGACCGTGCCGCAGCTCCAACTTCACTGGCTGGAGAATTAGCCGTGGGCCGGGCCAGCAGCACCCATTGCCCATGCGCGGCGCGACGAAACACCGGATGCAGGTGCAACCGCGCCAGCCACGCGGCGGGCGGCGCCGGCCGGGCGAAGTTAAAATACTCCTGCGCCCAGCGCGTCCAGAAGGGCGTGTCATCGGCAACGTTCAGTGTCGGCTGATAGGTGCGGCTGTAGAGGTATAGTTCCGCCGGCGTGCCGCGCAGCCCGGCCAGCGTCTCGCGGCTGAAATTCGAAAGCGGATGCACAGCCAGCGGGCGGATCACATAGCCCAGCGCCGGGCGCGTGAGCTCATCGGTTGCAGGCCAGGCGGTCCAGATCGCGCCTGCAGGCGGGTGCGCCGCAAGCACGCGCGCGGCGGTCTCGTGCAGCCTCACGAAGTGCGCGTAGGCAAGGTTGTCTTCATAGGGGAACGGGTAAGGAGGGTTCCAGAACCAGCTTGCGACCAGCACCGCTGCGCAACCGGCCACCCACCAGCCCGCCCGTGGCAGCTTCAAGATCAACTCCGCGGCGCCGAGATAGTACAGCGCCAGTGCCGGCAACAAATACCGCGCCAGCACCGCACCCCCGACGGCAGCGTGAAAGAGCAGGTAGACGCCGAGCACCAAAATCCACGCCACAGGCCAGGATTGCGCGGCACTTACTGGCGCCGTTTGCTTGCGCGTTCGCCACCAGGCGATGGCGGCGACCAGCGTTACGATGCCAGTGCCATCGTAAAACGCCAACTGCCAGATGCGCCGCACCAAAGACAGCGCCACCCGCGGCAGCGACACCGCCGTCGTCGATAGGTTATAGGCAAAGTACTGTGGGTTGCCGAACCAGTAGCCGGTGTGAGCGTGGTAGTAGAGATACCAGGCGGCAAGCGCCGCAATCGGGAAAAGGTAACGCAGCCCCTTGCGCCGGTCGTACAGCAACAGCACCGCAGGCACAATCACCGCGGTCTCTTTCATCAGGCAAGCCGCCACCAGCAAGCCGGCTTCGACCCACGGCCGACGCTGCTCGCGCGCCACCAGTGCCCACAAGATCAGCGCCGCCACCGGCAGATCGAGCTGGGCGAGCGAGCCTTGCGCAAACACCAGCGGTGCAACCGCCACCAGCAATGGCGGCACGAGCGCCGCGCGTGCCCCGAGACGCGCTTCCGCCAGCTTGTAGACGGCGCAGATGAGCGCCGCCGCCCAGGCAAGCATGGCCGCACGCGTGGCAAGAATATGAAAGCCCGCCAGTGTCCAGACCAGCGCCAGGTAGAGCGACAACAGCGGCGGATGCCCGTTGGCGAGCGTCGAGCGCGGAATCAGCCAGCCGTGCCGGAAGCAGTCCAGCGCGGCAAAAACGTAGTAGCCCGCCTCATCCCAGTAATAGGGCAGCCGCAGCAGCGGCGCATGTGCCCCGACCAGCGCCGCCCACACCCCCACCGGCGCCGCCCACCGCCGCCAAAGGCCGCCCCGCCGCTTGAGCCCGGAACTGACAAACTGATCTACTGATAAACGGATATACCCTTCTATTGCACGGCCCCGGGCAGGTTCAGCGGCTGCAGTTGCACCTCGCCAAAGGCTTTCTCGTAGCTGTCGAGGTGTGTCTTCAGCAGATGCAGCACCGCCTTGGCCTGCTGCGGGCTCAAATAGATGCCCTGGCTGAGATGGACCTCGACTTCATCGGCCGCCTTCTGCTCCAGCAGGCCGAACTGCAGCAGGAAGTCCCAGGTGGAGGGGCGGATTTGCACCGAGTTGGCGTAGACCTCGCGGTAATCGGCGTTTTGGGTGACGCGCACGCGCGGCGCATTGGCAGGAACACTCATCGGCTTACACTCCCAGGCGCTTCAGTTCTTCCTGATAATACTTGCGATAGAGGATCTCCCATTCGTCGGAGCCCTCGAGAATCCCTTTTTTCTGCGAGGTAATCTTGGCGCGCACCGCCTCATCCATTTTGGCCTCACCGGCGAACATCTGCTCCAGCAACCGCCGCACCGCGAGCCGCACGGTGTTGTGGTCCTGATGGAAACTCACCTCCGGCCGCGCCGCGAGCGCCTCCACCACCACGTGGGAGAGCTTGTTCACCTTGTCGCGCGAGATGCGCGGCTTTTCCTCCTCCCGTTCGACCCTCATAGCACCACCTTGTGCTTGCGCACCAGCTCGGCCTTGATCTTCTTGAAGGAATCGCCGTAGCTGGCGCCCAACTGCTGCATTTCTGCAGCGTGGGATTGCAGAATGGCGCGGGCCTCGTCGTTGATGCGGTCTTCGACGGTGAACTCCTCCAGCAGCGCCTTGTGGATAACTTCGGCCAGACCGCGTGCGTCCGGCGCCGAGATCAGCTTTTCCGCCTGCAGCCGCTCGGCGAGCGCGTGGGCGAGGTAGGTGGTGTATTCGCGGGCGATGCGCATGAGAGAACAGTTTACAGTTTACAGTTCACAGTTTACAGTTTTGCGAGCCGCGGCAGCAGGGGACGGTCGGCTTCCAGGAAATCGTAGGCCTCGAGCGATGTAGCCGCCTCCCAGCGGATGGCCGCGAAAACGCGGTTCTGCGGTTCCGCGGCCGGGGCCGCGACTGCGTAGAAGGCCAGCTCGACCGCCAACTCGCCATAGCGGTGCTGCAGGCGGGCTACGAGAGGACCGATTTGCTCCGGACCAATGCGCAGGGCCAGCTCTTCGGCCAGCTCGCGGGCTAAGGCTTCGGGCTCGGTTTCCCCCGCCTCCACCTTGCCGCCGGAAAACTCCCAGCGCAGCGGATGGCGGCCCGCGGCCGCGCGCTGGCAGATGAGGATTTTGCCATCCCGGCGCAGAATCGCCGCGACTACCTGAAGCGCCGGTTTTGCGCTACTCTGTTGACCTTGTGCGTCCACGGAAGATCTATCCGATGTGCCAGTTGTCGGCTGCTATTGGCCAGCGGTGCAGGGCCACACTGGAGACTTGGAACTGACAACTGAGAACTGACAACTGAGAACTTTTATGAAGCGATTCCCTGCCCTGCTCACCGCTCCTATAGTAATCGCTGCCGCGGCATTGCTTCTGGCCGCCAAGCCCGCACCGCCAAAATTCGGCAACGCCAACGCGATTACCATCCACGAGCTGGAGACCTACGATTACTTCCTCGCCTCCGACCAGTTGGAAGGCCGTAATACGCCTTCACGCGGCTACGATTTGGCGGCGCTGTACGTCGCCAGCCACCTGAGCGAATGGGGCCTCGCGCCGGGCGGCAGCACCTCTGGCACCCTGGGTCCGCTGCAGCCCTTTTTTTTGCCCATCGATCTGGCCTCCACCAACCCTGTGCCCCAGGCCATGCGCATGGCGATCACCCTGCCGGCTCCGGAGGGCAATAACGCCCGTCTGCTGCGCTTTTTCGGCGGCGCCGCGCCCCTGCCGGCGGGCACGCACGCGCTCGCCTACGGCCACGACTGGCTGGTTCCTGCCCCGCGCGGCCGCAACGCGCCGCCCCTCACCGGCGGCGATATCGCCAGTGCCCAGCTCATCTTTGCCGGCAACGGTTATGTCATGGGTGGCCACAACCCCTATCAGGGTCTCGATGTGCAGGGCAAAGTCATTGTCGTCGCCGGCCAGCCGCCCGCACTGTCGCGCTACCAGCATGATCTGATCGCCAGCTTTCTCACCCGCAGCGCGCGGCCGGAAGATCCCATGCGGCCGGGCGACCTGACGCCCGCTCAGTACGCCTCCCAGCACGGCGCCCTGGCGGTGATTTCCGCGCCCAGCTTCACCGAACTGAGCCAGATGGCGCAGCCTGGCGCCGGCACCCTGCGCTTCGGTCCCAACGGCCCCAACTATCGCGTGGCCAAGTTTCTAGCTCCAACAGGAGCTTCGGTTCCTCAGATTGTGGCTGGCTCCAGACTCATGGACGCGCTGTTTCAGGGCGAACGGCTGAGCGCCGAAGAAGTCATGGCGCAGGCCGGCTCGGGCAAGCTGCCCAGTTTCGCCCTGGCAACCGGCAAGACCCTCTCCGCCCACATCGCCGTCGCCACCACCCATAACCACACCGAAGATGTGATCGGCGTGCTCGAGGGTTCCGATCCGGTGCTCAAAAACCAGTACGTCATCATGAGCGCCCACCTCGACCACATCGGCCGGAGCGCCACCCCCAACTGCACCCAGCAGAATCCGGTGCTCGCCGCCGGCGATGCCACCGACTTCGGACTGACCATGGCCGCCGATCAGCACGACTGCGATGGCATCAATAACGGCGGCGACGACGACGGCTCCGGCTCGACCGGCCTGCTGGGCATCGCCCACGCCTTTGCCACCGGCGCCGCGCGCGGCCTGCGCCCCAAACGCACTATGATTTTTCTCTGGAATGCGGGCGAGGAAAAAGGCCTGTGGGGTTCGCAGTACTTCGTCGAGTTCCCGCCCATCGATTTGAGCAAGGTGGTCGTGGACCTGAACATGGACATGATCGGCCGCACCCGTCCGCCCGGCTACGTCGATCCGCCCCATTACCGTCTGGTGGCGCCGCACGAGGCCTTTATCGTCGGCCCCGATATTTCCAGCGACGCGCTCGAACACACCATCGAGCAGGTCAACAACGACTTTCAGAAGCTCGACCTGAACCATTTCTACGACGTTACTGCCCCCGACGCCGCCCATGACAACCTCGGCCCCGGTCCGCGCGGCCAGCGCATCTTCTACCGCAGCGATCACTACAACTTCGCCAAGATGGGTATCCCCATCGCCTTCTTCACCGATGGCTTGCATGTGGACTATCACCGCGTCACCGACTCGCCGGTGAAGGTCGACTACACCGAAATCCAGCAGGTGGCCCAAACCGTCGCCGCCACGGCCTGGACCATCGGCAACGAAGCCACGAGCGCCCTGCCCAAGTTGAACGCCCACCTGCCGCAGCAGTTGATCCGCGATATGGCACAGGTGAAGCGCGCCGGCTGGGGCCAGCGTACGCCCGTGCTCGCGCCCCTGCCAGGGGAACCGTTCTAAAAAAGTTCACAGTTTTCAGTTGAGCCGGGCACCTGACAGCTATTGGGGAGGCGCGGGGGTAAAGCTACCGAGCACCACGGCGCGGCGGGCGCCGGTCACCGCCGGCAGGTTCGCCGGCACGCCGCGCAGATGGGCGGCGCCCAGCATCGCAAACGCCATCGCCTCGCGGAACTGGGAGGGCACACCGAACTCCTCCGAGCGGAGAAAGCGGGCCTGCGGCGCCGCCTCCTTCAGCGCGGCCATCAGCGCCCGGTTGCGCGTGCCCCCGCCTGCGGCGATCACTTCGGTGGCTTCTTGCGGCAGATGCCGGGCCACGGTATGGGCCGTTAGCGCGACCAGCGTGGCCATCAGGTCGTGCCGATTGAACCGCGGAAAGCGGCGGCGAATCCCGGCCACATATGCGGCGCCAAACTGCTCGCGGCCACAGGACTTTGGCGGCTGGCGGCGGAAATAGGGGTGCTGCAATAGTGCCTGTAGCAGCTCCGGCTGCACCCGGCCTAGCACCGCGTAATCCCCATTTTTGTCATAGGCTTGCCGTCCATTTGATATCTGCTGCATGAAGGCATCGAGCGCCATATTCCCTGGCCCCGTGTCAAAACCCCGAATGCCCGCCGGCTCGCCGCCCGCGGGCAGGAACGTCAGGTTGGCGATGCCCCCCAGGTTCAACACCACACGCGGCCGAGTGGGGTGCGCGAACAGCTTGCCATCCGACCAGGGCACAAGCGGCGCTCCTTCCCCGCCCTGGGCAATGTCGGCCGCACGGAAGTCGCTGATCACCGCCGCGCCCGCGAGCGCCGCGACCATGGCCGCATCCCCCAACTGCAGCGTCGCCCGCCGGCCCGCGTGGAAAACGGTCTGGCCATGCGATGCAACCGCGTTCAGCGAGCTGAGGTCGCAGGCTCGCACCGCACGCCCGATCCGCCGTCCCAGCGCTCCATGCAACGCGGCAATTTCCGAGGTTGTGGCCTGGTCGCCCGCGGCCGCCAGAATCGCCTGCCGTTCGCTCCGGCTATAGGCGGCATGATGGGTCGCCTCCAGCCACCAGCGCCAGGCAGGACTGATGCGCATCACGGCGACATCGATGCCGTCCGCCGACGTGCCCGACATCACCCCCGCGATACGGAGGGATTTCACGCGAGCGCGGCCTTGAGTTCGGCAATCAGATTGAGCGCTTCGAGCGGCGTCAGCGTGTCGGGGTTGACCGCCGCCAGGCGATCGGCAATCTTCTGCGCCTGCGGGGTAAACAGCGTGAGCTGCATCTCCCCCGCCGCGCCTGCCGCCGGACGCGGCGCCTCGTGCTCACGCAGTACGGCGCGGGCGCGCTCGATCACCGCGCGCGGCAGCCCGGCCAGCCGCGCGACTTCAATGCCATAGCTGCGGCTGGCCTCGCCGGCTTCGACCTTGCGCAAAAACACGATGCCATCCTTGCTCTCGCGCACCGCTACCTGGGCGTTGCGCAACCCCGGAAGCTGAGCCGCCAGCGCCGTCAACTCGTGGTAGTGGGTGGCAAACAGCGTCAAGGCGCGGGTGTGATCGTGCAGATGCTCGACCATCGCCCAGGCCAGCGCCAGCCCGTCGTAGGTCGAGGTGCCGCGGCCAATCTCATCGAGGATCACCAGCGAGCGCGTCGTCGCTTGATTCAGAATCACTGCCGCCTCGGTCATCTCCACCATGAACGTCGAGCGCCCGCGCGCCAGATTGTCGCTCGCCCCGATGCGGGTAAAAATCCGGTCCACCAGCGGAATGCGGGCGGAGGAAGCCGGCACAAAGCTGCCCATGTGCGCCATCAGCACAATCAGCGCCGCCTGCCGCAGATAGGTCGACTTGCCTCCCATATTAGGCCCGGTCACCAGCAGCAGCCGCTGGGCGTCCGGGGCGAGCGCCAGGCTATTGGGCACAAACGTCTCGGCATTCCCCTGCATGAGCCGCTCCACCACGGGATGCCGCCCTTCGAGTATTTCCAGGATCCCCTCGGCGGTCATCTCCGGTCGGCAGTAGGTGCGCTCCTGGGCCAAATGCGCGAAGCTAGCCAGCACATCGATCTCCGCAATCGCCGCCGCATCCTGCCGGATCGCCCCGGCATTTTCCGCCGCCTGCCGCCGCAGCCCTAGAAACAACTCCAGCTCCAGCGCTCGCGACCGCTCTTCCGCCGACAAGATCTTCCGCTCCAACTCCTTGAGCTCGGCCGTAGTGAAGCGCTCGGCATTGACCAGCGTCTGCTTGCGCTCATAATCGGGGGGTACGAGGCGCAAATTGGCTTTCGAAACTTCGATATAGTAGCCAAAAATATTGTTAAAGCGGATCTTTAAGGAACCAATCGTAGTCCGCTCCCGCTCCCGCGCTTCAATGGCGGCAATAGCGGTCTTGGCGCCATGCGCCAGCGCCCGCAGCTCGTCGAGCTCGGCGTTGATGCCGGCCCGGATATAACCCCCCTCGGCAAGCGTCGCCGGCGGAGCCTCGACCAGGTGCGCCCCAACCGCCGCCCGCAGCGCATCGCAGGCATCGAGTCTTGCCGCCAGTTCGCCCAGCCTGCCAGCACCGTCGCTCCCAGCACCCTTCCCGCCTCCCGCTGCCCCCTCGTCTCCTCTGACCCCTGGCCTCTGGCCCCTGAGCCCTTCCTTCACTTCCGGCACCCGGTCCAGCGAGGCGGCGAGCGCCAGCAGATCGCGTGGCAGGGCGGTATCGAGCGCCACCCGCGCCAGCAGCCGTTCCAGATCCTGAATCCCGCCGAGCGTTTCCCGCAGCTTTTCCCTCTGGCTCCATTCGGCTACTAGCGCGGCCACGGCTTCGTGCCGCGCCCGGATCTCCACTAGCTCCCCGCTCGGCGCCAGCATCCACTGCCGCAGCAACCGCTTGCCCATGGGCGTGCAGGTCGCATCCAGCACCGCCCGTAAAGTGGAGGCCCCGTCGCCCTGAAACTGCGGCTCGACCAGCTCGAGGTTTCTGGCGCTCACCGCATCGATCACAAGGCCCTGCTGGCGCTCATAAAACCCCAGCCGGTCGATGTGGGCGAGCGTGCTGCGCTGCGTCTCTTTCACGTAATGCACAATCGCCCCGGCCGCAGCTTGTGCCCACGGCCGCCCGCTGAGCCCGAAGCCTTCGAGCGACAACACCCCAAAGTGGCTCTCCAGCACGCCCTGCGCAAAGGCGGGTTCCAGAATCCAGGGCTCCAGCGGAGTCAGCGTCGCAGCCGCGGCAGCATCCGCAGGCGCGGCGGCAAATAGCGGCGCCTCCGGCGCCGCATAGAGAATCTCGCGCGGCCGCCAGCGCGCCTGCTCTTCCGCTACCCGGCTCGCCGCCACCGTACCGTCAAATTCGGTGGCATGGAATTCGCCGGTTGAGACATCGACTACCGCCCAGCCCACCGTGTTTCCCTCGGGCGAGCGGGCCAGTGCCGCGAGATAACGGTTGTCCGCCTCCGGCAGCGCAAACGCCACCGTGCCCGGCGTCAACACCCGTGTGACTTCCCTTCTGACCAAGGTCTTGGTCAGCTTGGGGTCTTCCATCTGCTCGCACAGCGCTACTTTATACCCCTGCTGAACCAGCCGTGCGATATAGGTTTCCGCCGCATGCCAGGGCACCCCGCACATGGGGATGGGTGCGCCCTTTTCCTTATTGCGGCTGGTGAGCGTGATGTCGAGCACTGCCGCCGCGGTCTTGGCGTCCTCGTAGAACAACTCGTAGAAATCGCCGAGGCGAAACAGCAGCAACGCCTCGGGATGCTGCCGCTTGGCCGCCAGGTACTGCCGCATCACCGGGGTTGCCGTTTCAAGAGCCGCCGACGCCATAGATCTACGATGTAGTTTACCCCTGTCCGGGTGGGACCCCGTCCGGCATAAAAAAATGGCCGCGGCGGGCGCCGCAGCCGTCCTGTCAGCAGGCGCTCAGCGCACTTGCCGAAACGACGAAGTGACATTCAACTCCTCCCCTGGAATATCCATGCTCCGCGCCCGGGTGCCGCGCCCTCCCACGCGTCGGGAACCGCATGGCCCGCACGCCGCCCCTCTGCACGCTCCTGCTCCACTCTCTCAAGGACCAATCTGGATCACATCACCCTGAACCATCCCGAATTGCTACAATTCCTAGGCATCTACCTGCCACCAAAAATGCGGGCCGTAGCGCAGAAGCGCTACGGCCCATACTTCTCGTTTGGATGGATTCTACCAGCGCACCAACAGCCCGACCTCGACGGCGCGCGCATTGAGCTGGTTCCCGTAAATTACGCCGAAACTGCTGGGTGAGTTGATGTCGTTAAAGTTATCCGAGGAAGAAAAGTGGTTGAAGACGTTGGTGGCTTGCGCGTTCAATACCGTCGAAAAGCGCTCCGACAACGCCAGGTCCTTGGTCACCGAAAAATCTACGTCGGTTTCGCTCAAGCCAGGGAAGTTGTTGCCTTCCGCTCCCGTGGTGTCCTGACCCAGTACAATTGGCCGGAATTCGGCCTTAATGGCCGCCGGATCCGCCCAGCGGTCCATGCCCGTCCCGCCCTGCGCCGGGTTCGCCTGTCCGTAGGTGGAGTTCCGGACAATACCGCTGCCGCCGGTATAGCCCGTGGTGAGAATCGCAGCTTCCTCCGTGTACGCCCCGATACAGTTGCTCTCCCCGAAGGAACCGCATTGGGAACCGTTAATGACCTGGGAGATGCCGCCGTTCAGAGAGTAATAGTTGGCGCCGATCCGCTGCCAGGTAATGATCGGCGCAAGCGACCAGCCGTGCGCAAGATGCTGCCAGAATGTGCTCTGACTCTTGGCCCCCGGTGACCAGACAAAGTAGGCGTTGTACGCCAGCGGAGTCTGGTTTTCCTGCGGGCCGTACATGGCGTGCATATTGAACGCGTCGGTGACGGTGTATTCGCTATTGAGCTGCTCGACCTGGCCCGTACCCATGGACCTGGCCCAGGTGAAATTGGAGGCTCCAGTAAGGCCATGGAAATTCCGGAAGTTCAATGTCCAGATGAACGCATTGTAGTTGCCCCAGCCCACCGAATCGTTGTCGAAGACATCCGCGAGCTGCCCGCCCCCGCTGATGAGACCGTTGGCAGGGCAGCCCGGCTGGGAAGCCGGGTTGCAGGTCGTAGGCGCATTCATGTTCGTCCGCCCGAATGTCCAGGAGGGAGAAGACTGCAGGTCCTGCCACAAATTGAACACCGTGTTCCCGTTGACCGGGTCAATGTTGTCGGCTGCGGCTGGCCCTTCGTTTTCGGCCACCGCCAGCGCGCAGTCACCGGCTGCGCGGCAATAGGCGGAGTTGTTGCCCCCCAAAGCGGCGGTGAAAAACGGCGATGCGGTGACGCGATCGTAGGGATTGGCGTCGTTCTGCCCTGCGCCAATCTGGTTGAACAGCGTGGCAAACGCCTGCTGGAACTGCTGGCCGCCGGCCGTTAGCATATAGGGCACCACATCCAGATTGGTTTCCTGGTATTCGTTGCGGATGATGCGGCCGGTGTAGCCGAGCATGGTGGTCAAGCTCGGTGTGAGCTGGCGTTGGAAGGTTAGATCAAACTCATCGGACCGGTTCGGACGGAAGTAGGGATCCAGGAAATCACCGTTCCCTGCCGAGGGGTTGGGCACGCCGTTCTGCAATTCGCCTGAGAAATATGGTTGCGGCAGCGTGGGCGTGGGTGCCTGCCCCAGCGGCGCCGTCATGCCGTTGTAGCCATCGGCTGCGGGCCCGATGCGGAAGGCATCGGTCGGATCCACGCCGCTGGAGCCCAGGCACTGTCCGCTCCCCGAGGCGCCGATGCATTCCACCGGCTGTCCCAGTCCGGTCCCGAGCAAGGGCACCAGCACCAGATCCACGCCGTTGAGACGCCCGTAGATGCGCGACCAGCCGCCGCGCAGCACGGCCTTGTTCCCGCCAAAAATCGCTCCCAGAAAACCGCCTTGGATATTGGGATTCCACGCCAGCGCCAAGCGGGGCGAAAAACCGGCGTAGAAAGGATGGTAGGGGTATTTCAGCCCGCCGCCTACGTTGCCGACCGTAGCCCAGCCAATCTTGGGGTTGTAGATCTGGCCGCCCAGCGCCGCACGTTCTTGCGAGGCCAGATAGTTGTTGACATCGAGCGGGCTCCCAGCAGCATCCACCAGTGCTACCTGCTTGCCATGATCCTCCCTGGGGGGTAACTCGACGGTGTAGCCGGCGCCGAAATCCACCGTCAGGCTTGGCCGCACGTGCCAGGCGTCGGAAAAATAAACGTTGTACATAGGGATATAGCTGTTGTCGAACATAGGCGTGCCCAGCGGCTGCAGTCCCAGGTTCGCGCCCGAACGGGTGTACAGCGTCTGTGGCTGACTTACCATGCCCAGCGTCTCCGCATAGTACTGGTTGAAGGTCCCCTTGTCGGCGCCGGCGCCGAAGTCTGTGGGGAGATAATCGAAGCGGATGCCTGGACCGTTGGTGACCTGATAGACGGTGTTGGCCATGATACCGCCGCCGTTGTCATTGCGCTGGTGGTAGTCCCACTGATCCGTAAACCGCCCGCCGAACTGGAACAGATGGTTGCCATGCAGGATGCTGACGTCGTCCTTGAACGTGTTTCCGACTCCGTCCCACACGCGCGTGCGCACGGCCTGCGTATCCACGTTGTAGGGAATCAGCGCGTTGGAGCTTTCGCCGCCGACTTCGAGCGCGCCCCCTAAAGCCGGAAAGCCGCTGAGCGGCGTGGGTTTCAGATACGAGCCGGCCCACTGCCAGAAATTGCGCAAGTACGAATAGTTGAACGTATTCGTCACATTCGAGCTTATGTTGGTAGTGAATTGCGCCGTCCACATCGAAGGCAGTTGCGGGCGCTGGCTGCTCGTCGCGGGCACGCCAAAGGTATCGCCGGGGATGCCGCCGCCGATATCGTGCTGCGCGTTGGGATCCAGCCGGACGAGACTGAAAAAGTGGTAGGTCAGCGTAAAGTGGGTTTTTGCGCCAAAGTCGTGATCGATGCGGGTCACGAAGAAATTGGTATTCTGGGCGGCCGGAATATTACCCGTGAAGCCTTGCGTGTTGAAGTGGTCACCCGCATGGCTGTTGTTGGCCGTGGGCATGTACTGCTTCCACAACTGCGCGACTACCGGGTTAATCCCCAGCTTCTCAGGATCGCAGGGAACGGCGCCCGCGCCATTCGCCGTGCAGCTCGCCGGTGCATAGGCGACATTGTTGACGGTGACCGTATTCGGGTTCAGGTTGTAGAAGCCGACCGAGTGCGACGCGTCGGCACAGTCGGCAGCTCCCGCAGCCCCCGCACTGCCGCATACAGCTTCCGTGTTGCCGCTGCCGTTGTCGGCCGCAATGACCCCGGCCCGCAGCGTGGCTGTGGGCGTGTTACGCGTGAAGGTCGGTGACTGGGGATAGCGCAGGCCCTCAAATAAACCGTACAAGTAGGTCTTTCCACCCAGCCAGTCCGGTAACAGTCGGCCGCCCAGCGAGACCCCGAAACGATTCCGGTGTTTTTTGGCCCGCGGAATC of Acidobacteriota bacterium contains these proteins:
- a CDS encoding carboxypeptidase regulatory-like domain-containing protein codes for the protein MSLRCFGKHASNLLLVAGAIAGMCCFSPLGLPAQNATSGSVTGQVVDAQGKAIVGAVATLTNVATNGVTPTVTNGAGRYSFSNLQPGTYTLAVKKAGFKSATVTDQLVSVGKNRLLNITMQVGSTTQTVEVTATGAELQTLNSTVASSLSGQAIVRLPSLNRDANALTNLQPEINQEGGVGGAAGDQNSFTLDGGNNTDDMDGFHTAYTYTSASSSGYTSGTIPTPAESVETFTITTQNQTADVNSAAGSTVAMVTKRGTDAVHGAAYDYYLGSYLSANDWGNNQAGIPRAKKHRNRFGVSLGGRLLPDWLGGKTYLYGLFEGLRYPQSPTFTRNTPTATLRAGVIAADNGSGNTEAVCGSAGAAGAADCADASHSVGFYNLNPNTVTVNNVAYAPASCTANGAGAVPCDPEKLGINPVVAQLWKQYMPTANNSHAGDHFNTQGFTGNIPAAQNTNFFVTRIDHDFGAKTHFTLTYHFFSLVRLDPNAQHDIGGGIPGDTFGVPATSSQRPQLPSMWTAQFTTNISSNVTNTFNYSYLRNFWQWAGSYLKPTPLSGFPALGGALEVGGESSNALIPYNVDTQAVRTRVWDGVGNTFKDDVSILHGNHLFQFGGRFTDQWDYHQRNDNGGGIMANTVYQVTNGPGIRFDYLPTDFGAGADKGTFNQYYAETLGMVSQPQTLYTRSGANLGLQPLGTPMFDNSYIPMYNVYFSDAWHVRPSLTVDFGAGYTVELPPREDHGKQVALVDAAGSPLDVNNYLASQERAALGGQIYNPKIGWATVGNVGGGLKYPYHPFYAGFSPRLALAWNPNIQGGFLGAIFGGNKAVLRGGWSRIYGRLNGVDLVLVPLLGTGLGQPVECIGASGSGQCLGSSGVDPTDAFRIGPAADGYNGMTAPLGQAPTPTLPQPYFSGELQNGVPNPSAGNGDFLDPYFRPNRSDEFDLTFQRQLTPSLTTMLGYTGRIIRNEYQETNLDVVPYMLTAGGQQFQQAFATLFNQIGAGQNDANPYDRVTASPFFTAALGGNNSAYCRAAGDCALAVAENEGPAAADNIDPVNGNTVFNLWQDLQSSPSWTFGRTNMNAPTTCNPASQPGCPANGLISGGGQLADVFDNDSVGWGNYNAFIWTLNFRNFHGLTGASNFTWARSMGTGQVEQLNSEYTVTDAFNMHAMYGPQENQTPLAYNAYFVWSPGAKSQSTFWQHLAHGWSLAPIITWQRIGANYYSLNGGISQVINGSQCGSFGESNCIGAYTEEAAILTTGYTGGSGIVRNSTYGQANPAQGGTGMDRWADPAAIKAEFRPIVLGQDTTGAEGNNFPGLSETDVDFSVTKDLALSERFSTVLNAQATNVFNHFSSSDNFNDINSPSSFGVIYGNQLNARAVEVGLLVRW
- the mutS gene encoding DNA mismatch repair protein MutS; protein product: MASAALETATPVMRQYLAAKRQHPEALLLFRLGDFYELFYEDAKTAAAVLDITLTSRNKEKGAPIPMCGVPWHAAETYIARLVQQGYKVALCEQMEDPKLTKTLVRREVTRVLTPGTVAFALPEADNRYLAALARSPEGNTVGWAVVDVSTGEFHATEFDGTVAASRVAEEQARWRPREILYAAPEAPLFAAAPADAAAAATLTPLEPWILEPAFAQGVLESHFGVLSLEGFGLSGRPWAQAAAGAIVHYVKETQRSTLAHIDRLGFYERQQGLVIDAVSARNLELVEPQFQGDGASTLRAVLDATCTPMGKRLLRQWMLAPSGELVEIRARHEAVAALVAEWSQREKLRETLGGIQDLERLLARVALDTALPRDLLALAASLDRVPEVKEGLRGQRPGVRGDEGAAGGGKGAGSDGAGRLGELAARLDACDALRAAVGAHLVEAPPATLAEGGYIRAGINAELDELRALAHGAKTAIAAIEARERERTTIGSLKIRFNNIFGYYIEVSKANLRLVPPDYERKQTLVNAERFTTAELKELERKILSAEERSRALELELFLGLRRQAAENAGAIRQDAAAIAEIDVLASFAHLAQERTYCRPEMTAEGILEILEGRHPVVERLMQGNAETFVPNSLALAPDAQRLLLVTGPNMGGKSTYLRQAALIVLMAHMGSFVPASSARIPLVDRIFTRIGASDNLARGRSTFMVEMTEAAVILNQATTRSLVILDEIGRGTSTYDGLALAWAMVEHLHDHTRALTLFATHYHELTALAAQLPGLRNAQVAVRESKDGIVFLRKVEAGEASRSYGIEVARLAGLPRAVIERARAVLREHEAPRPAAGAAGEMQLTLFTPQAQKIADRLAAVNPDTLTPLEALNLIAELKAALA